The following coding sequences are from one Verrucomicrobiia bacterium window:
- a CDS encoding ATP-binding protein: MGGKLLVWGWFLSALPLLALNPGHQLKDYEHRHWGIAHGLPHATVRAVQQTTDGYLWTATEYGAARFNGERFSAFNAFNVPLLNRPFLNALTQAPDGALWIGSEGGGLIVYHQGAFQRLSTNDGLAGMAVRGFAPASPGNMWIVCDRGINFWATGELARVDIRGLSTNALCFSILQDQEGNLWVGTDRGLWGPMDASLPRAISVPNLSARTVYALAQSPEGSLWAGTDAGLYHISVDRRRATADLISALGPARVRAVYADRHGMVWVGTTTGLRRLRQGRLILEEEIPALRNISVFSFFEDREANLWIGAGNGLHCLQERTFITYSAQNGLEDEEVLTIARAGPERYLLGTTRGEVYVWENGQIRPEPRYQRQTMITAIHPDRQGRVWIGSRRGGLLCDDRGRSQTFDVAQGLPSGNIFAITEDQQGTLWVGTEKGLSRREGREFMTVILPVPEGQPQPVIRSLYLAHDNSLWVGTQEGLYHLKSDATNYYGQLQGFPAGLVYYITEDKKDRLWLGTAQGAVCHWEGQWRLYKPHSGFPTCHIYWLAHDEQGFTWFSTPWTIFRVETAQIFAYWRGERPLPTPMKFTQSDGLLAMECLGGRQSGGCQLPDGRLVFLTRRGLAVADPKVSASAFHPPRVVIERIRVNGREHPVSAHMELPAGSRVIEIEYAGLSFRQPEKVRHRYQLKGVDPDWVEAYQRRSATYANLAPGQYEFRVTADDGHGAWSVAGAGVELIIQPFFYQTAWFYLLLAGLALTGIYGGYRWRVRLLQRRNALLSARLAERTRELEQVMAERFRLEQAALARKQQETIGQMAAGIAHHLNNQLQAIQSSAALLEDAHKTPDESHTHLSYIEEAVGKMARIVEQLLAYGQRHWLRLKSVDLREFLPPILAKYPPGRVAVEWEQNLPLVKVDGGILEQALLVVLDNALQASLPHGPVKIRVQKVEQVPKDSAAPSAHQPRPFVAIQILDEGPGLSPQAQAHLFEPFFTTKEVGQGTGMGLAAAYGGLKQIGGWIELTNRPEGGCSATLFLPVAT, encoded by the coding sequence ATGGGCGGGAAACTCCTGGTTTGGGGATGGTTTTTGTCTGCCCTGCCCCTCTTGGCTCTGAATCCGGGCCATCAACTCAAAGACTACGAGCATCGCCACTGGGGCATTGCCCACGGCCTGCCCCATGCCACGGTGCGCGCCGTGCAACAAACCACCGATGGCTACCTCTGGACCGCCACGGAGTATGGCGCCGCGCGGTTCAACGGGGAGCGTTTTTCCGCCTTCAACGCCTTCAACGTCCCGCTGCTGAATCGTCCCTTCCTCAATGCGTTAACCCAGGCTCCTGACGGCGCGCTGTGGATCGGAAGCGAAGGAGGCGGCCTGATTGTTTATCATCAGGGCGCGTTTCAGCGGCTGAGCACCAATGATGGCCTGGCCGGCATGGCTGTCCGTGGCTTTGCCCCCGCCTCCCCGGGCAACATGTGGATTGTTTGTGATCGCGGCATCAACTTCTGGGCGACGGGAGAACTTGCCCGGGTGGATATTCGCGGCCTGTCCACCAATGCGCTTTGCTTCAGCATCCTGCAGGATCAAGAGGGCAACCTGTGGGTGGGGACAGACCGGGGCCTTTGGGGGCCCATGGACGCCAGCCTGCCCCGCGCCATCTCCGTGCCCAACCTGTCGGCCCGCACCGTGTATGCCCTGGCCCAGTCCCCAGAGGGCAGCTTGTGGGCCGGCACCGATGCCGGGCTATATCACATCAGCGTGGACCGCCGTCGCGCCACGGCAGATCTTATTTCGGCGCTGGGCCCGGCGCGGGTGCGGGCGGTTTATGCTGACCGCCACGGCATGGTGTGGGTGGGCACCACCACGGGGCTGCGGCGGCTGCGGCAGGGCCGGCTGATCCTGGAAGAGGAAATTCCCGCCCTGCGTAATATTTCCGTTTTTTCCTTCTTTGAAGACCGTGAGGCCAATCTTTGGATTGGCGCCGGCAACGGCCTGCACTGCTTACAGGAGCGCACATTCATCACTTATTCCGCGCAAAATGGTTTGGAGGACGAGGAAGTTTTGACCATTGCCCGCGCCGGACCGGAGCGTTATCTGCTGGGCACCACGCGGGGAGAAGTCTATGTGTGGGAAAATGGCCAGATCCGCCCGGAACCCCGATACCAAAGGCAGACCATGATCACGGCAATCCACCCGGACCGCCAGGGACGGGTTTGGATTGGATCGCGTCGGGGCGGCCTGCTTTGCGATGACCGCGGTCGTTCGCAAACCTTCGACGTCGCCCAAGGGCTGCCAAGTGGCAACATTTTCGCCATCACCGAGGATCAGCAGGGGACCCTGTGGGTGGGCACAGAAAAAGGTCTGAGCCGGCGCGAAGGACGGGAATTTATGACCGTAATCCTGCCCGTTCCAGAGGGTCAGCCCCAGCCGGTGATTCGCTCGCTGTACCTGGCGCATGACAACTCCCTGTGGGTTGGCACCCAGGAAGGGCTTTATCACTTGAAGAGTGACGCCACCAACTATTACGGGCAGCTTCAGGGTTTCCCGGCCGGTCTGGTCTATTACATCACCGAGGACAAAAAAGACCGCTTGTGGCTGGGCACCGCGCAGGGAGCCGTGTGCCATTGGGAAGGACAATGGCGGCTTTACAAGCCCCACAGCGGCTTTCCCACCTGCCACATTTACTGGCTGGCGCATGATGAACAGGGCTTTACCTGGTTCTCCACCCCTTGGACCATTTTCCGGGTGGAAACGGCGCAGATATTTGCCTATTGGCGCGGGGAGCGGCCGTTGCCCACTCCCATGAAGTTCACGCAATCCGATGGCCTCCTGGCCATGGAATGTCTGGGCGGGAGGCAATCGGGCGGCTGTCAGTTGCCGGATGGGCGTCTTGTTTTCCTGACCCGGCGCGGGTTGGCGGTGGCCGATCCCAAAGTTTCCGCCAGCGCCTTTCACCCGCCGCGCGTGGTCATTGAACGGATCCGGGTCAACGGTCGCGAGCATCCGGTCTCGGCGCACATGGAGCTGCCGGCCGGCTCGCGGGTGATTGAAATTGAGTATGCGGGATTGAGTTTCCGGCAGCCGGAAAAAGTGCGCCATCGTTACCAGCTCAAAGGGGTGGACCCGGACTGGGTGGAGGCCTACCAGCGCCGCTCCGCCACTTACGCCAATCTGGCCCCCGGGCAGTATGAATTTCGCGTCACCGCTGACGATGGTCATGGCGCCTGGAGTGTGGCCGGCGCCGGCGTGGAGCTCATTATTCAGCCATTCTTTTACCAGACCGCCTGGTTTTACCTGCTGCTGGCGGGCCTGGCGCTCACCGGCATTTATGGCGGCTACCGATGGCGGGTGCGCCTGCTGCAAAGACGCAATGCGTTGTTGAGCGCCCGGCTGGCGGAGCGCACCCGGGAATTGGAGCAGGTCATGGCCGAGCGCTTCCGGCTCGAACAAGCCGCGCTGGCCCGCAAACAACAGGAAACCATCGGCCAGATGGCCGCCGGCATTGCCCACCATCTCAACAACCAGTTACAGGCCATTCAATCCAGCGCCGCCCTTTTGGAGGATGCACACAAGACCCCGGACGAATCACACACCCACCTCTCCTACATCGAAGAAGCGGTAGGCAAGATGGCCCGGATTGTGGAGCAACTGCTGGCCTACGGCCAGCGCCACTGGCTGCGGCTGAAGTCCGTGGACCTGCGGGAATTCCTGCCGCCAATTCTGGCCAAATACCCGCCGGGCCGCGTGGCCGTCGAGTGGGAGCAAAATCTGCCCCTCGTCAAAGTGGATGGCGGTATTCTGGAGCAGGCATTGCTGGTGGTGTTGGACAATGCTCTCCAAGCCAGCCTCCCACACGGGCCGGTCAAAATTCGCGTGCAAAAAGTGGAGCAGGTGCCCAAAGACTCCGCCGCACCCTCCGCACACCAACCGCGGCCCTTTGTGGCCATTCAAATCCTCGACGAAGGCCCCGGCCTGTCGCCCCAAGCTCAGGCGCACCTGTTTGAGCCGTTTTTCACCACCAAAGAGGTGGGCCAAGGTACCGGCATGGGGTTGGCCGCCGCTTATGGGGGGCTGAAACAAATCGGCGGCTGGATAGAACTGACCAACCGCCCCGAGGGGGGATGTTCCGCCACCCTCTTCCTGCCGGTGGCCACGTAG
- a CDS encoding sugar phosphate nucleotidyltransferase encodes MEIKRAVITAAGRQQSTLPLQTLVDRRGQTRTALAILLEEITQAGITEVAIVVPPGAQAAFAGAAGPEGRRLHFVEQTQPLGYGHAVWCARSFTGDQPFLLMVGDHLYVSGQDKSCAQQLVEIAGAENCAVSAVQPTHESKLPYYGAVGGRRLAGRSGLYEVTEVLEKPTPTEAEQKILVPGLRAGHYLCFFGMHVLTPKVMALLDALVSHGQPPVQLSSALAQLAGHERYLACELAGRRYDIGVQYGLLTAQLALALEGEDRDEVLALLVELLAQRAR; translated from the coding sequence ATGGAAATCAAACGCGCTGTCATCACCGCCGCCGGGCGCCAACAAAGCACGCTGCCCTTGCAAACGCTGGTGGATCGTCGCGGGCAGACCCGCACCGCCCTGGCCATCCTCCTGGAGGAAATTACCCAGGCCGGTATCACCGAGGTGGCCATCGTGGTGCCTCCCGGCGCGCAAGCGGCTTTTGCCGGGGCCGCCGGGCCGGAGGGCCGCCGCCTGCATTTTGTGGAGCAAACGCAGCCGTTGGGTTATGGCCATGCGGTGTGGTGCGCCCGTTCCTTCACCGGCGACCAGCCGTTTTTACTCATGGTGGGCGACCATCTCTACGTCAGCGGCCAGGACAAATCCTGCGCCCAGCAGCTCGTGGAGATTGCCGGTGCCGAAAACTGTGCTGTCTCCGCCGTCCAACCCACCCACGAAAGCAAGTTGCCCTACTACGGGGCTGTCGGCGGCCGCCGCCTGGCAGGCCGCAGCGGTCTTTACGAAGTAACCGAAGTCCTGGAAAAACCCACCCCCACCGAGGCCGAGCAAAAAATCCTGGTGCCCGGTCTGCGTGCGGGGCATTACCTCTGTTTTTTTGGCATGCACGTGCTGACCCCCAAGGTCATGGCCTTGTTGGATGCCCTCGTAAGCCACGGCCAGCCGCCCGTGCAGCTCTCCTCTGCTCTGGCCCAATTAGCAGGACACGAACGCTACCTGGCCTGCGAACTGGCCGGCCGCCGCTATGACATCGGCGTGCAATACGGCCTCCTGACCGCCCAACTGGCGCTGGCCCTGGAAGGCGAGGACCGTGACGAAGTGCTTGCCCTGCTGGTGGAGTTATTGGCCCAGCGAGCCCGATAA